Proteins from one Mycobacterium sp. SMC-2 genomic window:
- a CDS encoding aldehyde dehydrogenase family protein codes for MTVFARPGSAGALMSYESRYDNFIGGGWVPPARGRYFENPTPVTGQPFCEVARSDEADVDKALDAAHGAAPAWGKTAPAERAVILNKIADRIEENKAALAVAEVWDNGKPIREALAADITLAVDHFRYFAAAIRAQEGSLSQIDSDTVAYHFHEPLGVVGQIIPWNFPILMATWKLAPALAAGNAVVLKPAEQTPVSVLYLMSLIGDLLPAGVVNVVNGFGAEAGKPLASSNRIAKVAFTGETTTGRLIMQYASQNLIPVTLELGGKSPNIFFSDVMAKADDFCDKALEGFTMFALNQGEVCTCPSRSLIQSDIYDEFLELAAIRTKAVRQGDPLDTETMLGSQASNDQLEKVLSYIEIGKDEGAVIITGGERAELGGDLSGGYYMQPTIFAGNNKMRIFQEEIFGPVVAVTSFSDYDDAISIANDTLYGLGAGVWSRDGNTAYRAGRDIQAGRVWVNCYHAYPAHAAFGGYKQSGIGRENHKMMLDHYQQTKNLMVSYSEKAQGFF; via the coding sequence ATGACTGTTTTCGCACGTCCAGGGTCCGCTGGGGCGTTGATGTCGTATGAGTCCCGCTACGACAACTTCATCGGGGGCGGGTGGGTGCCGCCGGCGCGGGGCCGCTACTTCGAGAACCCGACACCGGTGACCGGCCAGCCGTTCTGCGAGGTGGCTCGTTCCGACGAGGCCGACGTCGACAAGGCGCTGGACGCCGCCCACGGGGCGGCCCCCGCGTGGGGCAAGACCGCACCGGCCGAGCGGGCGGTGATCCTGAACAAGATCGCCGACCGGATCGAGGAGAACAAGGCCGCGCTGGCGGTGGCCGAGGTGTGGGACAACGGCAAACCGATCCGCGAGGCGCTGGCCGCCGACATCACGCTGGCGGTGGACCATTTCCGCTACTTCGCCGCGGCGATCCGCGCGCAGGAAGGGTCGCTGTCCCAGATCGACTCCGACACCGTCGCCTACCACTTCCATGAACCGCTCGGCGTGGTGGGCCAGATCATCCCGTGGAATTTCCCGATCCTGATGGCCACCTGGAAACTGGCCCCGGCCCTGGCGGCCGGCAACGCGGTGGTGCTCAAACCCGCTGAGCAGACCCCGGTCTCGGTGCTCTACCTGATGTCGCTGATCGGCGATCTGCTGCCCGCGGGGGTGGTCAACGTCGTGAACGGGTTCGGCGCCGAGGCGGGCAAGCCGCTGGCGTCGAGCAATCGGATCGCCAAGGTCGCCTTCACCGGGGAGACCACCACCGGCCGGCTGATCATGCAATACGCCTCGCAGAACCTGATCCCGGTCACCCTGGAGCTTGGCGGCAAGAGCCCCAACATCTTCTTCTCCGACGTCATGGCCAAAGCCGACGACTTCTGCGACAAGGCGCTCGAGGGCTTCACCATGTTCGCCCTCAACCAGGGCGAGGTGTGCACCTGCCCGTCGCGCAGCCTGATCCAGTCCGACATCTACGACGAGTTCCTCGAGCTGGCCGCCATCCGGACCAAGGCGGTCCGGCAGGGCGACCCGCTGGACACCGAGACGATGCTGGGTTCCCAGGCCTCCAACGACCAGCTGGAAAAGGTGTTGTCCTACATCGAGATCGGCAAGGACGAGGGCGCGGTGATCATCACCGGCGGGGAGCGCGCCGAGTTGGGCGGCGACCTGTCCGGCGGCTACTACATGCAGCCGACGATCTTCGCCGGCAACAACAAGATGCGGATCTTTCAGGAGGAGATCTTCGGCCCCGTGGTGGCGGTGACGTCGTTCTCCGATTACGACGACGCGATCTCGATCGCCAACGACACCCTCTACGGCCTGGGCGCGGGGGTGTGGAGCCGCGACGGCAACACCGCCTACCGCGCCGGCCGCGACATCCAGGCCGGCCGGGTGTGGGTCAACTGCTACCACGCGTACCCCGCGCACGCCGCGTTCGGCGGCTACAAGCAGTCCGGCATCGGCCGGGAGAACCACAAGATGATGCTCGACCACTACCAGCAGACCAAGAACCTGATGGTCTCCTACTCCGAGAAGGCGCAGGGGTTCTTCTAG
- a CDS encoding DUF779 domain-containing protein, with protein MGHGPPSGVVITPAAAELLASLQDRHGPVMFHQSGGCCDGSSPMCYPRGDFLVGDRDVLLGVLDVGDGVPVWISGPQYETWKHTQLVIDVVPGRGGGFSLEAPEGVRFLSRGRVFSDGEQAELRATPVITGADYERGERPAARGQVVTDAASRTCPPAR; from the coding sequence ATGGGTCACGGGCCCCCCTCAGGAGTCGTGATCACCCCGGCTGCCGCCGAACTGCTGGCGAGCCTGCAGGATCGGCATGGCCCGGTGATGTTCCACCAGTCGGGCGGCTGCTGCGACGGGTCGTCACCGATGTGCTACCCGCGCGGGGACTTCCTGGTCGGCGACCGCGACGTGCTGCTCGGCGTGCTCGACGTCGGGGACGGGGTGCCGGTGTGGATCTCGGGCCCGCAGTACGAAACCTGGAAGCACACCCAGCTCGTCATCGACGTGGTCCCGGGCCGCGGCGGCGGGTTCAGCCTGGAGGCGCCCGAGGGGGTGCGGTTCCTGTCCCGCGGCCGCGTCTTCAGCGACGGCGAGCAGGCCGAGCTGCGGGCCACGCCGGTCATCACCGGCGCCGATTACGAGCGTGGCGAACGCCCCGCCGCGCGCGGCCAGGTGGTGACTGACGCGGCGTCCCGAACGTGCCCTCCTGCCCGGTGA
- a CDS encoding putative holin — MIPLPRPRVLAGAMLIGAAVGLLAGVGFAGTAHGSIRPAFALALVVGIPSVAGLVTILFSGRRWVTTLGAFSLAVAPGWFGVLVALQVASGG; from the coding sequence GTGATACCCCTGCCGCGACCGCGAGTGTTGGCGGGCGCCATGCTGATCGGAGCCGCGGTCGGCTTGTTGGCGGGGGTGGGGTTCGCCGGGACCGCCCATGGCAGCATCCGCCCGGCCTTCGCCCTCGCGTTGGTGGTCGGGATTCCGAGTGTGGCCGGGCTGGTCACGATCCTGTTCTCCGGGCGTCGGTGGGTGACGACGCTCGGTGCGTTCAGTTTGGCCGTGGCGCCCGGCTGGTTTGGTGTGCTCGTTGCCCTCCAGGTGGCCTCCGGTGGCTGA